A genomic segment from Ptychodera flava strain L36383 chromosome 8, AS_Pfla_20210202, whole genome shotgun sequence encodes:
- the LOC139138411 gene encoding uncharacterized protein: MGNLVVIDASKRQVPDRPWKPFPKCLPTGVNDQHHDDGESRGGCQSDGDAAPNSGRVIFMLDPVSGLSEFRMSTPDLLWWTYAQFMPYDDSKLLSSVGVYVPRPGRTVTGAHRRVQGRIGLWNLSIHPVDVTLICQRGSATWPHCQVTPNSKYLCYIGRGEVVKENLKTKQRQVKHRDLRMGNFRFCALSPNGLYLAILMRVGNQFELAVVTVEMFQKCAEVMCHHLCPSFVGSPNYSDHVECSFSPNSKYIAVSSSFGKLFVVKREGLKLHKLMTPGIVSSDHGALEDARAFDFDPRYNHEVIAFSTTDKHILVYNLEHENCVIDEELPQDVGTVEVLKYSSDGYLLAVATSSTILLMYDSDSFNLVYTLDISTQSSKYAMGPMPNGYPAMLRLAWSHSGQQLAVCSADGFIRIWQLPRYLNLQHFCRLTIIKHLPAKQVYSLPLPSKLIDFILYNPTR; this comes from the exons ATGGGCAATTTGGTTGTTATTGATGCTTCAAAAAGACAGGTCCCAGACAGACCATGGAAGCCATTCCCAAAATGTTTGCCTACAGGTGTCAACGACCAGCATCATGATGATGGCGAAAGTAGAGGTGGTTGCCAAAGTGATGGTGATGCTGCTCCCAACAGTGGCCGTGTAATATTTATGTTAGATCCAGTTTCTGGACTCAGTGAATTCCGGATGTCAACTCCGGACCTATTGTGGTGGACCTATGCACAGTTCATGCCCTATGACGATTCCAAGTTACTGTCAAGTGTAGGAGTCTATGTGCCCAGGCCTGGAAGAACAGTGACCGGAGCTCACAGACGTGTACAGGGTAGAATTGGATTGTGGAATCTCAGCATCCATCCAGTTG ATGTGACATTGATATGTCAGAGAGGAAGTGCCACCTGGCCCCACTGCCAAGTCACCCCAAACTCAAAATATCTGTGCTACATCGGTAGAGGTGAAGTGGTCAAAGAGAATCTGAAGACGAAACAGCGACAGGTGAAGCACAGGGATCTAAGGATGGGCAACTTTCGCTTTTGCGCCCTCTCTCCAAATGGACTCTACCTGGCGATTCTCATGCGAGTTGGCAACCAGTTTGAACTGGCCGTGGTAACAGTGGAGATGTTCCAGAAATGCGCCGAGGTCATGTGTCACCATCTGTGCCCAAGTTTTGTGGGGTCACCGAACTATTCAGATCACGTGGAGTGTAGTTTCTCCCCCAACAGCAAGTATATAGCAGTCAGCTCATCGTTCGGGAAACTGTTTGTCGTAAAGCGGGAAGGATTGAAACTCCATAAACTAATGACCCCTGGGATTGTCTCCTCTGATCACGGTGCTTTAGAAGATGCAAGAGCGTTTGATTTTGATCCACGCTACAACCACGAAGTGATTGCATTTTCTACCACGGATAAGCACATTCTAGTGTACAATCTAGAACACGAAAACTGTGTCATTGATGAAGAGCTTCCACAAGATGTTGGAACAGTCGAAGTTCTAAAATACAGCAGCGATGGATACTTACTGGCTGTTGCAACATCAAGCACCATTCTACTTATGTACGACAGCGACAGCTTCAATCTTGTATACACGCTGGATATTTCTACCCAGAGTAGCAAATACGCAATGGGGCCAATGCCCAACGGATATCCGGCAATGTTACGACTCGCTTGGAGTCACAGCGGACAACAGCTTGCTGTGTGCAGTGCTGATGGCTTCATACGAATCTGGCAGCTTCCCAGATACCTCAATTTACAACATTTTTGCAGGCTGACTATCATCAAGCATCTTCCAGCTAAACAGGTTTATTCACTACCTCTTCCATCAAAGTTAATAGATTTCATTCTTTATAATCCAACCAGATAG
- the LOC139138412 gene encoding serine/threonine-protein kinase stk11-like isoform X1: MVDFEEATVDPGIQAECFHHKLIDDMPDEIDWLNDGDDNFPFIHRVNSSEIIYSPRKKRAKMIGKYLMGDTLGEGSYGKVKELLDTETLCRRAVKILKKKKLRKIPNGETNVQREIRLLKRLRHKNIIRLIEVLYNDEKQKMYLVMEYCVGGLQEILDSVPQKKFPVWQAHRYFAQLMHGLEYLHSKGIIHKDIKPGNLLLTTDGTLKISDLGVAEQLDQFAKDDTCRTSQGSPAFQPPEIANGLDSFSGFKVDVWSAGITLFNITTGKYPFEGDNIYKLFENIGKGEFTMPEEVGPLLAELLKGMLEYEPEKRFSVQQILQHPWVMKKHPIVGEEVPLPPLPDSSDELRSMTVVPYLEDLLNEDEEEEEDENGDEYRVEGVTDENQQIVETEFTAAANGNSSTALQKEQRRASVSRHKVRKLTNCKLQ, from the exons ATGGTAGATTTTGAAGAGGCAACGGTTGATCCAGGCATTCAAGCAGAATGCTTTCATCACAAACTGATCGATGACATGCCAGACGAGATAGACTGGCTGAATGATGGAGATGACAACTTTCCGTTCATCCATCGAGTGAACTCTTCTGAAATTATATACTCTCCACGGAAAAAGAGGGCGAAAATGATCGGCAAATATCTTATGGGAGACACGCTCGGAGAGGGATCTTATGGAAAAGTTAAAGAACTTCTTGACACAGAGACGTTATGCAGGCGGGccgttaaaattttgaaaaagaagaaaCTTCGCAAGATTCCGAACGGGGAGACGAACGTCCAGAG GGAAATTAGGCTACTTAAGAGGCTTCGGCACAAGAACATCATCAGACTTATAGAAGTGCTCTAcaatgatgaaaaacaaaagat GTATCTTGTCATGGAGTATTGCGTAGGTGGTTTACAAGAGATTTTGGACAGCGTTCCGCAAAAGAAATTTCCAGTATGGCAAGCTCATAG GTATTTTGCACAGCTTATGCATGGTTTAGAGTACCTTCATAGTAAAGGCATTATTCATAAAGACATAAAACCAGGTAATCTTCTATTGACGACTGATGGAACACTCAAGATATCTGATCTAGGAGTTGCTGAA CAACTAGATCAGTTTGCAAAAGACGACACATGCCGAACGAGTCAGGGTTCCCCAGCTTTTCAACCTCCAGAGATTGCCAACGGTTTAGATAGCTTTTCAGGATTTAAAGTCGATGTCTGGTCAGCTGGAATCACATT ATTTAATATAACGACTGGGAAGTACCCATTTGAGGGTGATAACATTTACAAACTCTTTGAGAATATTGGCAAAGGAGAGTTTACTATGCCAGAAGAAGTCGGACCATTACTGGCTGAACTACTTAAAG gTATGCTAGAGTATGAGCCGGAAAAGAGGTTTTCAGTGCAACAAATCCTTCAACATCC GTGGGTCATGAAAAAACATCCAATAGTCGGTGAGGAAGTACCATTGCCACCATTGCCCGATAGCTCAGATGAACTGCGCAGTATGACAGTTGTGCCGTATCTTGAAGATTTACTTAATGAAGATGAAGAAGAGGAAGAGGACGAGAACGGAGATGAGTACCGTGTTGAAGGGGTCACCGATGAAAACCAACAAATAGTTGAAACTGAATTTACAG
- the LOC139138412 gene encoding serine/threonine-protein kinase STK11-like isoform X2, with amino-acid sequence MVDFEEATVDPGIQAECFHHKLIDDMPDEIDWLNDGDDNFPFIHRVNSSEIIYSPRKKRAKMIGKYLMGDTLGEGSYGKVKELLDTETLCRRAVKILKKKKLRKIPNGETNVQREIRLLKRLRHKNIIRLIEVLYNDEKQKMYLVMEYCVGGLQEILDSVPQKKFPVWQAHRYFAQLMHGLEYLHSKGIIHKDIKPGNLLLTTDGTLKISDLGVAEQLDQFAKDDTCRTSQGSPAFQPPEIANGLDSFSGFKVDVWSAGITLFNITTGKYPFEGDNIYKLFENIGKGEFTMPEEVGPLLAELLKGMLEYEPEKRFSVQQILQHPWVMKKHPIVGEEVPLPPLPDSSDELRSMTVVPYLEDLLNEDEEEEEDENGDEYRVEGVTDENQQIVETEFTVQQR; translated from the exons ATGGTAGATTTTGAAGAGGCAACGGTTGATCCAGGCATTCAAGCAGAATGCTTTCATCACAAACTGATCGATGACATGCCAGACGAGATAGACTGGCTGAATGATGGAGATGACAACTTTCCGTTCATCCATCGAGTGAACTCTTCTGAAATTATATACTCTCCACGGAAAAAGAGGGCGAAAATGATCGGCAAATATCTTATGGGAGACACGCTCGGAGAGGGATCTTATGGAAAAGTTAAAGAACTTCTTGACACAGAGACGTTATGCAGGCGGGccgttaaaattttgaaaaagaagaaaCTTCGCAAGATTCCGAACGGGGAGACGAACGTCCAGAG GGAAATTAGGCTACTTAAGAGGCTTCGGCACAAGAACATCATCAGACTTATAGAAGTGCTCTAcaatgatgaaaaacaaaagat GTATCTTGTCATGGAGTATTGCGTAGGTGGTTTACAAGAGATTTTGGACAGCGTTCCGCAAAAGAAATTTCCAGTATGGCAAGCTCATAG GTATTTTGCACAGCTTATGCATGGTTTAGAGTACCTTCATAGTAAAGGCATTATTCATAAAGACATAAAACCAGGTAATCTTCTATTGACGACTGATGGAACACTCAAGATATCTGATCTAGGAGTTGCTGAA CAACTAGATCAGTTTGCAAAAGACGACACATGCCGAACGAGTCAGGGTTCCCCAGCTTTTCAACCTCCAGAGATTGCCAACGGTTTAGATAGCTTTTCAGGATTTAAAGTCGATGTCTGGTCAGCTGGAATCACATT ATTTAATATAACGACTGGGAAGTACCCATTTGAGGGTGATAACATTTACAAACTCTTTGAGAATATTGGCAAAGGAGAGTTTACTATGCCAGAAGAAGTCGGACCATTACTGGCTGAACTACTTAAAG gTATGCTAGAGTATGAGCCGGAAAAGAGGTTTTCAGTGCAACAAATCCTTCAACATCC GTGGGTCATGAAAAAACATCCAATAGTCGGTGAGGAAGTACCATTGCCACCATTGCCCGATAGCTCAGATGAACTGCGCAGTATGACAGTTGTGCCGTATCTTGAAGATTTACTTAATGAAGATGAAGAAGAGGAAGAGGACGAGAACGGAGATGAGTACCGTGTTGAAGGGGTCACCGATGAAAACCAACAAATAGTTGAAACTGAATTTACAG TACAACAGAGGTGA